The Agrococcus carbonis genome has a window encoding:
- a CDS encoding DEAD/DEAH box helicase, with amino-acid sequence MGDALELFSPATRAWFAGAFDAPTPAQEQAWASIARGDHTLVVAPTGSGKTLAAFLWAIDRLHREDAEPHEEREPGVRVLYVSPLKALAVDVDRNLRAPLAGIAARARAEGAEPPPIRIGLRTGDTPQEERRQQAKHPPDILITTPESLFLLLTSRARETLRTVETVIVDEVHAVVPTKRGAHLAVSLERLDALLPEPAQRIGLSATVNPIEEVAAFLGGPAPVTTVAPPSDKRIELTITVPVDDMTDLRGPAREESAPTGSAFGSTQPETPSIWPHIEREVLELVDRHRSTIVFVNARRAAERLTARLNELDAERLDALEAADAEGDGGSRDASASGARSSTGGSSGTRSSTGGSSGTRSSTSGGGNGGARDGVVLRDVSEHIRLRLAERAAARETGGDDAEAPPLARAHHGSVSKEQRAEIEDQLKSGRLRCVVATSSLELGIDMGEVDLVVQVESPPSTASGLQRVGRAGHNVGDASRGVLIPKHRADLLHATVVADRMARGQLEPIRMPRHPLDVLAQHTVAAAAMDVLDVDEWFQCVRRAAGFATLPRSAYDATLDLVSGVYPSDEFAELRPRVVWDREAGTIEGRPSAQRVAVSSGGTIPDRGLFGVFLAGQEGKPGARVGELDEEMVYESRAGDVFALGATSWRVVDITHDRVLVVPAFGEPGKLPFWHGDAEGRPADLGRSIGQATAALAAGTGIDLPHSDERAIRNLDAYVRDQLAATGAVPTDAQLVVERSRDELGDWRLIVHSPWGRRVHAPWALAIDRRLREDRDLGAAAMASDDGIVIRIPDSDAEPPGAELIRFEPDELVSIVETEAGGTALFASRFRECAARALLLPKRDPARRAPLWQQRQRAAQLLDVAKRYPDFPIVLEALREVLQDAYDLPALRSIAERLQHGDIRVVEVETPSPSPFAHHLLFGYVGAFLYEGDAPLAERRAAALTLDPALLADVLGQAALRELLDPAVVERTELELQRLAPDRRAKGVEGAADLLRLLGPLTVGELALRLEGDADGHLDESGAAAIAATLVDARRAVRVRIGDEERVAAIEDVARLRDALGVPPPQGVPSAFLEAVADPIGDVVARHARTHGPFTLEEAAAQLGLPRAVAHSALRALERQGRVVPGEYRQHGTGEEWIDAQVLSRLKRRSLQALRSDVEPVDHAVFADHLLAHQRITRPLSGTDGVLEALDRLDGVPLPLSALETLILPSRVRDYRPSMLDELTASGVITWVGAGALGGRDGRVVLRPADTVEQRRDTEHEDPDAQALLEALSGGGALFAKQLSDILAFDLTKLGEVLWPLVWAGRVTNDTIAPLRAHLLGVRARSAPAPSRRAAPVSRRRLAGAKPFRSDALPTLAGRWLLASAPTGSPTERAAQTADALLARYGVVTRGSVVAEDVPGGFHGVYQVLKAFEEAGHTRRGYFVDGLGAAQFADAPVVDALRARQSSGPSDAVATVAAVDPANPFGASLPWPEARAERRPTRRVGALTTIASGRAVLHLERGGKALLTFTDDEPTLVRALESLADAVARLGGRRRVIEEVDGRSSLDGEVAALLEAGGLRRTPRGFRIGP; translated from the coding sequence ATGGGCGACGCCCTCGAGCTGTTCTCCCCCGCGACCCGCGCATGGTTCGCGGGCGCCTTCGACGCGCCGACGCCGGCGCAGGAGCAGGCGTGGGCGTCGATCGCGCGCGGCGACCACACGCTCGTCGTCGCGCCGACGGGCTCGGGCAAGACCCTCGCGGCGTTCCTGTGGGCGATCGACCGGCTGCACCGCGAGGACGCCGAGCCGCACGAGGAGCGCGAGCCGGGCGTCCGCGTGCTCTACGTCTCGCCGCTCAAGGCGCTCGCCGTCGACGTCGACCGCAACCTGCGCGCACCGCTCGCGGGCATCGCCGCCCGGGCGCGCGCCGAGGGCGCCGAGCCGCCGCCGATCCGCATCGGGCTGCGCACGGGCGACACCCCGCAGGAGGAGCGCCGGCAGCAGGCGAAGCATCCGCCCGACATCCTCATCACCACACCCGAATCGCTCTTCCTCCTGCTGACGAGCCGCGCGCGCGAGACGCTGCGCACCGTCGAGACGGTGATCGTCGACGAGGTGCACGCGGTCGTGCCGACCAAGCGGGGCGCGCACCTCGCGGTGAGCCTCGAGCGGCTCGACGCGCTGCTGCCCGAGCCTGCGCAGCGCATCGGCCTGTCGGCGACCGTCAACCCGATCGAGGAGGTCGCGGCGTTCCTGGGCGGGCCGGCCCCCGTGACGACCGTCGCGCCGCCGAGCGACAAGCGCATCGAGCTCACGATCACCGTGCCCGTCGACGACATGACCGACCTCCGCGGGCCTGCGAGGGAGGAGTCGGCGCCGACCGGCAGCGCCTTCGGCTCGACGCAGCCCGAGACGCCGTCGATCTGGCCGCACATCGAGCGCGAGGTGCTCGAGCTCGTCGATCGGCACCGCTCGACGATCGTGTTCGTCAACGCGCGGCGCGCGGCCGAGCGACTGACGGCGCGGCTCAACGAGCTGGATGCGGAGCGGCTGGATGCGCTGGAGGCCGCTGACGCCGAGGGTGACGGGGGGTCTCGTGACGCGAGCGCCTCCGGCGCGCGCTCCTCGACCGGCGGGAGTAGCGGCACACGCTCCTCGACCGGCGGGAGTAGCGGCACGCGTTCCTCCACCAGCGGAGGCGGCAACGGCGGGGCGCGGGACGGGGTCGTGCTGCGCGACGTGAGCGAGCACATCCGCCTGCGCCTCGCCGAGCGCGCCGCCGCCCGCGAGACAGGCGGCGACGACGCGGAGGCGCCGCCGCTCGCGCGCGCCCACCACGGGTCGGTCTCGAAGGAGCAGCGCGCCGAGATCGAGGATCAGCTGAAGTCGGGGCGGCTGCGCTGCGTCGTGGCGACCTCGAGCCTCGAGCTCGGCATCGACATGGGCGAGGTCGACCTCGTCGTGCAGGTCGAGTCGCCGCCGTCGACGGCGAGCGGCCTCCAGCGCGTCGGCCGCGCCGGCCACAACGTCGGCGACGCCTCGCGGGGCGTGCTCATCCCCAAGCACCGCGCCGACCTGCTGCACGCGACGGTCGTCGCCGATCGGATGGCGCGCGGGCAGCTCGAGCCGATCCGCATGCCGCGGCATCCGCTCGACGTGCTCGCCCAGCACACCGTCGCGGCTGCCGCGATGGATGTGCTCGACGTCGACGAGTGGTTCCAGTGCGTGCGGCGCGCGGCCGGCTTCGCGACGCTGCCGCGCAGCGCCTACGACGCGACGCTCGACCTCGTCTCGGGCGTGTACCCGAGCGACGAGTTCGCTGAGCTGCGGCCGCGGGTCGTGTGGGATCGCGAGGCCGGCACGATCGAAGGGCGCCCGAGCGCGCAGCGCGTCGCAGTCTCCTCCGGCGGCACGATCCCCGACCGCGGGCTCTTCGGCGTCTTCCTCGCCGGCCAGGAGGGCAAGCCGGGCGCGCGCGTCGGCGAGCTCGACGAGGAGATGGTCTACGAGTCGCGCGCGGGCGACGTGTTCGCGCTCGGCGCGACGAGCTGGCGCGTCGTCGACATCACGCACGACCGCGTGCTCGTCGTGCCCGCGTTCGGCGAGCCCGGCAAGCTGCCCTTCTGGCACGGCGACGCCGAGGGGCGGCCCGCCGACCTCGGCCGCTCGATCGGGCAGGCGACCGCTGCGCTCGCGGCCGGCACCGGCATCGACCTGCCGCACTCCGACGAGCGCGCGATCCGCAACCTCGACGCCTACGTGCGCGACCAGCTCGCCGCGACCGGCGCCGTGCCGACCGACGCGCAGCTCGTCGTCGAGCGCTCGCGCGACGAGCTCGGCGACTGGCGGCTCATCGTCCACTCCCCCTGGGGCCGCCGCGTGCACGCGCCGTGGGCGCTCGCGATCGACCGGCGGCTGCGCGAGGATCGCGACCTGGGGGCCGCCGCGATGGCCTCGGACGACGGCATCGTGATCCGCATCCCCGATTCCGACGCCGAGCCGCCGGGGGCCGAGCTCATCCGCTTCGAGCCCGACGAGCTCGTCTCGATCGTCGAGACCGAGGCGGGCGGCACGGCGCTCTTCGCGAGCCGGTTCCGCGAGTGCGCGGCGCGCGCGCTGCTGCTGCCCAAGCGCGACCCCGCGCGCCGCGCACCGCTGTGGCAGCAGCGCCAGCGGGCGGCGCAGCTGCTCGACGTCGCCAAGCGCTACCCCGACTTCCCGATCGTGCTCGAGGCGCTGCGCGAGGTGCTGCAGGACGCCTACGACCTGCCGGCGCTGCGCTCGATCGCCGAGCGGCTGCAGCACGGCGACATCCGCGTCGTCGAGGTCGAGACGCCCTCGCCCTCCCCCTTCGCCCACCACCTGCTCTTCGGCTACGTCGGCGCGTTCCTCTACGAGGGCGACGCCCCGCTCGCCGAGCGCCGGGCGGCGGCGCTCACGCTCGACCCGGCGCTGCTCGCCGACGTGCTCGGGCAGGCGGCGCTGCGCGAGCTGCTCGACCCGGCGGTCGTCGAGCGCACCGAGCTCGAGCTGCAGCGGCTCGCGCCCGACCGCCGCGCGAAGGGCGTCGAGGGCGCGGCCGACCTGCTGCGGCTGCTCGGGCCGCTCACGGTGGGCGAGCTCGCGCTGCGCCTCGAGGGCGACGCCGACGGGCACCTCGACGAGTCCGGCGCCGCGGCGATCGCTGCGACGCTCGTGGATGCGCGGCGCGCGGTGCGCGTGCGGATCGGCGACGAGGAGCGCGTCGCAGCGATCGAGGACGTCGCGCGGCTCCGCGACGCGCTCGGCGTGCCGCCGCCGCAGGGGGTGCCGTCGGCCTTCCTCGAGGCGGTCGCCGACCCGATCGGCGACGTCGTCGCCCGGCACGCCCGCACGCACGGGCCGTTCACCCTCGAAGAGGCGGCCGCGCAGCTCGGCCTGCCGCGCGCCGTCGCGCACTCGGCGCTGCGCGCCCTCGAGCGGCAGGGGCGCGTCGTGCCGGGCGAGTACCGCCAGCACGGCACCGGCGAGGAATGGATCGACGCGCAGGTGCTCTCGCGCCTCAAGCGCCGCAGCCTGCAAGCGCTGCGCAGCGACGTCGAGCCCGTCGACCACGCCGTGTTCGCCGACCACCTGCTCGCGCACCAGCGCATCACCCGGCCCCTGTCGGGCACCGACGGCGTGCTCGAGGCGCTCGACCGGCTCGACGGCGTGCCGCTGCCGCTCTCGGCGCTCGAGACGCTCATCCTGCCGTCGCGCGTGCGCGACTACCGGCCGTCCATGCTCGACGAGCTCACCGCATCCGGCGTCATCACGTGGGTCGGCGCCGGCGCCCTCGGCGGCCGCGACGGCCGCGTGGTGCTGCGGCCGGCCGACACCGTCGAGCAGCGGCGCGACACCGAGCACGAGGATCCCGACGCGCAGGCGCTGCTCGAGGCGCTCTCGGGCGGCGGCGCCCTGTTCGCGAAGCAGCTGAGCGACATCCTGGCCTTCGACCTCACGAAGCTCGGCGAGGTGCTGTGGCCGCTCGTGTGGGCGGGGCGCGTGACGAACGACACGATCGCGCCGCTGCGCGCGCACCTGCTGGGCGTTCGGGCGCGGTCGGCGCCCGCGCCGAGCCGCCGCGCGGCGCCCGTCAGCAGGCGCCGGCTCGCGGGCGCGAAGCCGTTCCGGTCGGATGCGCTGCCGACGCTCGCGGGCCGGTGGCTGCTGGCGTCGGCGCCGACGGGCTCGCCGACCGAACGGGCGGCGCAGACGGCGGATGCGCTGCTCGCGCGCTACGGCGTGGTCACCCGCGGGAGCGTAGTCGCGGAGGACGTGCCGGGCGGCTTCCACGGCGTCTACCAGGTGCTCAAGGCGTTCGAGGAGGCCGGCCACACGCGCCGCGGCTACTTCGTCGACGGGCTCGGCGCCGCGCAGTTCGCCGACGCGCCCGTCGTCGACGCGCTGCGGGCACGGCAGTCGAGCGGGCCCTCGGATGCGGTGGCGACGGTCGCGGCGGTCGATCCGGCGAACCCGTTCGGCGCGTCGCTGCCGTGGCCCGAAGCGCGCGCCGAGCGGCGGCCCACGCGGCGCGTCGGCGCGCTCACGACCATCGCGAGCGGCCGCGCCGTGCTGCACCTCGAGCGCGGTGGCAAGGCGCTGCTGACCTTCACCGACGACGAGCCGACGCTCGTGCGGGCGCTCGAGAGCCTCGCGGATGCGGTGGCTCGGCTCGGCGGGCGGCGACGCGTGATCGAGGAGGTCGACGGACGCTCGTCGCTCGACGGGGAGGTCGCGGCGCTGCTCGAGGCGGGCGGGCTGCGGCGCACGCCGCGCGGATTCAGGATCGGGCCGTGA
- a CDS encoding DNA-formamidopyrimidine glycosylase family protein — translation MPEGDTIHRAAVRLGQAMAGRTLVRSDFRVPRLATADLAGERIDEVVSVGKHLLMRGEHWTIHSHAGMDGLWHVLAPGQRAPVAAHTIRAVLATDAHEIVGSSLPVLELLPRERDGEAVAHLGPDLLSPEWSEADAAEAVRRLRATGVPVGVALLDQTAVAGLGNVYRGELCFLRGLHPVTPVEQVELEPLVALARRLMVANRDRVERTFTGDARRGRRTWVYGRGGQPCLRCGTRIRDAQLGMEDGMLRQVQWCPRCQPEPQRAEPLPA, via the coding sequence ATGCCCGAGGGCGACACGATCCACCGCGCGGCCGTGCGGCTCGGGCAGGCGATGGCCGGGCGCACGCTCGTGCGCAGCGACTTCCGCGTGCCGCGGCTCGCGACCGCCGACCTCGCGGGCGAGCGCATCGACGAGGTCGTGAGTGTCGGCAAGCACCTGCTCATGCGGGGCGAGCACTGGACGATCCACTCGCACGCCGGCATGGACGGGCTCTGGCACGTGCTCGCGCCCGGGCAGCGCGCGCCGGTGGCGGCCCACACCATCCGCGCCGTGCTCGCGACCGACGCGCACGAGATCGTCGGCTCGTCGCTGCCCGTGCTCGAGCTGCTGCCGCGCGAGCGCGACGGCGAGGCGGTCGCGCACCTCGGCCCCGACCTGCTCTCGCCCGAGTGGAGCGAGGCGGATGCGGCGGAGGCGGTGCGCCGGCTGCGCGCGACCGGGGTGCCCGTGGGCGTCGCGCTGCTCGACCAGACGGCGGTCGCGGGGCTCGGGAACGTCTACCGGGGCGAGCTGTGCTTCCTGCGTGGGCTGCACCCCGTGACGCCCGTCGAGCAGGTCGAGCTCGAGCCGCTCGTCGCGCTCGCGCGGCGGCTCATGGTCGCGAACCGCGACCGGGTGGAGCGCACGTTCACGGGCGATGCGCGGCGGGGGCGGCGCACGTGGGTGTACGGGCGCGGCGGTCAGCCGTGCCTGCGGTGCGGCACCCGCATCCGCGACGCGCAGCTCGGCATGGAGGACGGCATGCTGCGGCAGGTGCAATGGTGCCCGCGCTGCCAGCCGGAGCCGCAGCGCGCCGAGCCGCTGCCGGCTTAG
- a CDS encoding SRPBCC family protein translates to MLQVDDHFEVAAPRDEVWRAWTDFERFPSFMTGVDSVYAETSERLRWRLSIAGVQPSLYAIVIERVEGRRIAWVSVDQSTMGWWIDLDDADGGGTRVTVRIIWSPRGDAPAAPGARELDELTIRCDLQRFRASLEGALQRAA, encoded by the coding sequence ATGCTGCAGGTCGACGATCACTTCGAGGTCGCGGCGCCGCGTGACGAGGTGTGGCGCGCCTGGACCGACTTCGAGCGGTTCCCGAGCTTCATGACGGGCGTGGACTCCGTCTACGCCGAGACGAGCGAGCGCCTGCGCTGGCGCCTGTCGATCGCGGGCGTGCAGCCCTCGCTCTACGCGATCGTGATCGAGCGCGTCGAGGGTCGACGCATCGCGTGGGTCAGCGTCGACCAGTCGACGATGGGCTGGTGGATCGACCTCGACGACGCCGACGGCGGCGGCACCCGCGTCACGGTGCGCATCATCTGGTCCCCGCGCGGCGATGCGCCCGCGGCGCCCGGCGCGCGAGAGCTCGACGAGCTGACCATCCGCTGCGACCTCCAGAGATTCCGAGCCTCCTTGGAGGGTGCGCTCCAGCGAGCCGCCTAG
- the argG gene encoding argininosuccinate synthase, whose product MSKVLSSLPVGERVGIAFSGGLDTSCAVAWMRHNGAVPFTYTADIGQYDEPDIDAVPGRASEYGAEGARLVDAKAALVEEGLVALATGAFHIRSGGRTYFNTTPLGRAVTGMLLVRAMKEDDVEIWGDGSTYKGNDIERFYRYGLMANPALRIYKPWLDARFVAELGGRKEMSEWLVAHGYPYRDATEKAYSTDANIWGATHEAKTLEHLDESMEVVEPIMGVRFWDESVEIPTEDVAVRFEAGRPVAINGVELPDAVALVMEANAIGGRHGLGMSDQIENRIIEAKSRGIYEAPGMALLHIAYERLLNAIHNEDTIATYHEQGRRLGRLMYEGRWLDPQSLMLRESIQRWVGSSVTGEVVLRLRRGEDYTVLDTRGEGFSYHPDKLSMERVGDAAFGPEDRIGQLTMRNLDIADSRARLEGYAAAGLVQGETAKLLGALEAGRAEEIMVSPEADPEAIEQWNDRAAMDLGTD is encoded by the coding sequence ATGTCCAAGGTCCTCTCCTCCCTGCCCGTCGGCGAGCGCGTCGGCATCGCCTTCTCCGGAGGCCTCGACACCTCCTGCGCGGTGGCCTGGATGCGCCACAACGGCGCCGTGCCCTTCACCTACACGGCCGACATCGGGCAGTACGACGAGCCCGACATCGACGCGGTGCCCGGGCGCGCGAGCGAGTACGGCGCCGAGGGGGCCAGGCTCGTGGATGCGAAGGCCGCGCTCGTCGAGGAGGGCCTCGTCGCGCTCGCCACCGGCGCGTTCCACATCCGCTCGGGCGGCCGCACCTACTTCAACACGACGCCGCTCGGCCGCGCCGTGACGGGCATGCTGCTCGTGCGCGCGATGAAGGAGGACGACGTCGAGATCTGGGGCGACGGCTCGACCTACAAGGGCAACGACATCGAGCGCTTCTACCGCTACGGCCTGATGGCCAACCCGGCGCTGCGCATCTACAAGCCGTGGCTCGACGCGCGCTTCGTCGCCGAGCTCGGCGGGCGCAAGGAGATGTCGGAGTGGCTCGTCGCGCACGGCTATCCGTACCGCGACGCGACCGAGAAGGCCTACTCGACCGACGCGAACATCTGGGGCGCGACGCACGAGGCGAAGACGCTCGAGCACCTCGACGAGTCGATGGAGGTCGTCGAGCCGATCATGGGCGTGAGGTTCTGGGACGAGTCGGTCGAGATCCCGACCGAGGACGTCGCGGTGCGCTTCGAGGCCGGCCGTCCGGTGGCGATCAACGGCGTCGAGCTCCCGGATGCGGTGGCGCTCGTGATGGAGGCGAACGCCATCGGCGGCCGCCACGGCCTCGGCATGAGCGACCAGATCGAGAACCGCATCATCGAGGCGAAGAGCCGCGGCATCTACGAGGCGCCGGGGATGGCGCTGCTGCACATCGCCTACGAGCGGCTGCTCAACGCCATCCACAACGAGGACACGATCGCGACCTACCACGAGCAGGGCCGCCGGCTCGGGCGCCTCATGTACGAGGGCCGCTGGCTCGACCCGCAGTCGCTCATGCTGCGCGAGTCGATCCAGCGCTGGGTCGGCTCGTCGGTGACGGGCGAGGTCGTGCTGCGCCTGCGCCGCGGCGAGGACTACACGGTGCTCGACACCCGCGGCGAGGGCTTCTCGTACCACCCCGACAAGCTCTCGATGGAGCGCGTCGGCGACGCGGCCTTCGGCCCCGAGGACCGCATCGGACAGCTCACGATGCGCAACCTCGACATCGCCGACTCGCGCGCGCGCCTCGAGGGCTACGCCGCCGCAGGGCTCGTGCAGGGCGAGACCGCGAAGCTGCTCGGCGCGCTCGAGGCGGGCCGCGCCGAGGAGATCATGGTCTCCCCCGAGGCCGACCCCGAGGCGATCGAGCAGTGGAACGACCGCGCGGCGATGGACCTCGGCACGGACTAG
- a CDS encoding SRPBCC family protein gives MPQITDSIDVEAPISAVYGLWTQFERFPEFMGGVESITQQSDDRLHWVVSVAGVEREFDAEITEQHPDERVAWRSVDGETHAGVVTFHRLDDATTRVNVQIDWKPQGVVEAAGALLQIDDAQVGKDLKRFKELAEGVSPTQAADAGWDGDIERPADATGR, from the coding sequence ATGCCGCAGATCACCGACAGCATCGACGTCGAGGCCCCGATCAGCGCGGTCTACGGACTGTGGACCCAGTTCGAGCGCTTCCCGGAGTTCATGGGAGGCGTCGAGTCGATCACGCAGCAGAGCGATGACCGCCTGCACTGGGTCGTCTCGGTCGCCGGGGTCGAGCGCGAGTTCGACGCCGAGATCACCGAGCAGCACCCCGACGAGCGCGTCGCGTGGCGCAGCGTCGACGGCGAGACGCACGCCGGTGTCGTGACCTTCCACCGGCTCGATGACGCCACCACGCGCGTCAACGTGCAGATCGACTGGAAGCCGCAGGGCGTCGTCGAGGCCGCTGGCGCGCTGCTGCAGATCGACGACGCGCAGGTCGGCAAGGACCTCAAGCGCTTCAAGGAGCTTGCCGAGGGCGTCTCGCCCACCCAGGCCGCCGACGCCGGCTGGGACGGCGACATCGAGCGCCCGGCCGACGCGACCGGCCGCTGA
- a CDS encoding acyl-CoA/acyl-ACP dehydrogenase, which yields MPPAQTTLPHAVTIADGRGAQLLARALPEQPAGVARALAAAPALAGVVPLPAAGETATRFEVLATLAAADLEVARAIEPHLDAVAILAEADASPKAGAYGVFAAEAPMARLEAREGRLEGEKPWCSLADRLDRALVSAWQGDERVLVDVDLRQPGVVAVEGAWHARGLIGIPSGPVRFAGAAAEPVGEPGWYLRRAGFAWGGIGVAACWHGGAVGVARRLLDAVAGAPEAAPLRLAHLGAIDEVLTASRLALTDAARRMDAGDVDEPAVLALCTRGIVARAVEEVLARVGRALGAAPLALEPEHAARVADLQLYVRQHHAERDQAALGAALGVRAAAGERMW from the coding sequence GTGCCTCCTGCCCAGACGACCCTCCCGCACGCCGTGACGATCGCCGACGGCCGCGGCGCCCAGCTGCTCGCGCGCGCGCTGCCCGAGCAGCCCGCCGGCGTCGCGCGTGCGCTCGCCGCCGCGCCCGCCCTCGCCGGCGTCGTGCCGCTGCCCGCGGCGGGCGAGACCGCCACGCGATTCGAGGTGCTCGCGACGCTCGCGGCCGCGGATCTCGAGGTCGCGCGCGCGATCGAGCCGCACCTCGACGCGGTCGCGATCCTCGCCGAAGCGGATGCGAGCCCGAAGGCGGGCGCGTACGGCGTCTTCGCGGCCGAGGCCCCCATGGCGAGGCTCGAGGCCCGGGAAGGGCGGCTCGAGGGCGAGAAGCCGTGGTGCTCGCTCGCCGACCGGCTCGACCGGGCGCTCGTCTCGGCCTGGCAGGGGGACGAGCGCGTGCTCGTCGACGTCGACCTGCGCCAGCCCGGCGTGGTCGCCGTCGAGGGAGCGTGGCATGCCCGCGGCCTCATCGGCATCCCCTCCGGGCCGGTGCGCTTCGCCGGCGCCGCGGCCGAGCCGGTCGGCGAGCCCGGCTGGTACCTGCGGCGCGCGGGGTTCGCGTGGGGCGGCATCGGCGTCGCGGCGTGCTGGCACGGCGGTGCCGTGGGCGTCGCGCGGCGGCTGCTCGACGCGGTCGCCGGTGCGCCGGAGGCAGCGCCGCTGCGGCTCGCGCACCTCGGCGCGATCGACGAGGTGCTCACCGCGAGCCGGCTCGCCCTCACCGACGCGGCGCGCCGCATGGACGCCGGCGACGTCGACGAGCCTGCCGTGCTGGCGCTCTGCACGCGCGGGATCGTCGCGCGCGCGGTCGAGGAGGTGCTCGCCCGGGTCGGGCGCGCGCTCGGCGCTGCGCCGCTCGCGCTCGAGCCGGAGCACGCCGCGCGCGTCGCCGACCTGCAGCTCTACGTGCGGCAGCACCACGCGGAGCGCGACCAGGCGGCCCTCGGCGCGGCGCTCGGCGTACGCGCGGCAGCAGGGGAGCGGATGTGGTGA
- a CDS encoding glycosyltransferase, translated as MSAPRIRRILVVVPARDEVDTIAACLASVDAAAALLARRAPRVAVRVVVAADACTDGTAEAAAAAGAEVVEVAAASVGAARAAGVARGLARWHDDLAATWVASTDADSAVPATWLLDHLAAAATGAELLIGRVIPYPDHLPAAALEAWHEAHASRPVGGSVHGANLGVRADALEAVGGFGHLPLHEDVDLVARLRAAGARVDDLPRPPVVTSGRTRSRVEGGFASYLAALPGAR; from the coding sequence ATGAGCGCTCCGCGCATCCGCCGCATCCTCGTCGTCGTGCCCGCGCGCGACGAGGTCGACACGATCGCCGCGTGCCTCGCGAGCGTCGACGCGGCCGCGGCCCTGCTCGCGCGCCGAGCGCCGCGCGTCGCGGTGCGCGTCGTGGTGGCGGCGGATGCGTGCACGGACGGGACCGCGGAGGCGGCGGCTGCCGCCGGTGCGGAAGTCGTCGAAGTGGCCGCGGCATCGGTGGGCGCGGCCCGCGCGGCCGGCGTCGCACGAGGTCTCGCGCGGTGGCACGACGACCTCGCGGCGACGTGGGTCGCGAGCACGGATGCGGACAGCGCGGTGCCGGCGACCTGGCTGCTCGATCACCTCGCGGCGGCCGCGACCGGCGCCGAGCTGCTGATCGGCCGCGTCATCCCCTATCCCGACCACCTGCCCGCTGCGGCGCTCGAGGCGTGGCACGAGGCGCACGCGAGCCGCCCGGTCGGCGGCTCGGTCCACGGCGCGAACCTCGGTGTCCGAGCCGATGCGCTCGAGGCCGTCGGCGGCTTCGGGCACCTGCCCCTGCACGAGGACGTCGACCTCGTCGCGCGGCTGCGCGCGGCCGGCGCGCGCGTCGACGACCTGCCGAGACCCCCGGTCGTCACCTCCGGGCGCACCCGCAGCCGCGTCGAAGGCGGCTTCGCGAGCTACCTCGCCGCGCTGCCGGGCGCTCGCTAG
- a CDS encoding bifunctional PIG-L family deacetylase/class I SAM-dependent methyltransferase yields MTSAPRFRGEDEGTPQDVWLSSRALRDAPTLAAAPSAVLAVAAHPDDDVLGAYGLLHEAARAGADVTVVVATDGEGSHPGSPTLAPEALAATRVAEHEASLAGVAGRIVRLGLPDGGLAARRRELVAALEPIVAALPADALVVAPWARDGHPDHEVVGDVAAAVARERGTACAWTPVWAWLWGEPPLLDGLDVRRVPLDGEARAAKAAAIAAHRSQVAPLSAHPADRAVLTPRMLERFAGDEWLVLAPAAAPTRFDERYERAGDPWATRSAWYERRKRAVVLASLPQERYRFAVEVGCGTATLAAELASRCDAVLGVDASVPALAEARSTLDQAPNAWIEHRDAALGLPAGDIDLVVLSEIGYYLPERAFAALLHEARDRGAHVVLCHWLGDGDDLRAPAKDVHAQAAATPGMRRVAEHRDAAFIVDVLVPA; encoded by the coding sequence GTGACGTCGGCACCCCGCTTCCGGGGCGAGGACGAGGGCACCCCGCAGGACGTCTGGCTCAGCAGCCGCGCGCTGCGCGACGCGCCCACGCTCGCCGCGGCGCCGAGCGCCGTGCTCGCCGTCGCCGCGCATCCCGACGACGACGTGCTCGGCGCCTACGGGCTGCTGCACGAGGCGGCGCGGGCCGGCGCCGACGTGACGGTCGTCGTGGCGACCGACGGCGAGGGCTCGCACCCCGGCTCGCCCACGCTCGCGCCCGAGGCCCTCGCGGCGACCCGCGTCGCCGAGCACGAGGCGTCGCTCGCCGGCGTCGCGGGCCGCATCGTGCGGCTCGGCCTGCCCGACGGCGGCCTCGCCGCGCGCCGCCGCGAGCTCGTCGCCGCACTCGAGCCGATCGTCGCCGCGCTCCCGGCCGATGCGCTCGTGGTCGCGCCCTGGGCCCGCGACGGCCATCCCGATCACGAGGTCGTCGGCGATGTGGCCGCGGCGGTCGCCCGCGAGCGCGGCACCGCGTGCGCGTGGACGCCGGTCTGGGCCTGGCTGTGGGGCGAGCCGCCGCTGCTCGACGGGCTCGACGTGCGGCGCGTGCCCCTCGACGGCGAGGCGCGAGCCGCCAAGGCCGCCGCGATCGCGGCGCACCGCTCCCAGGTGGCGCCGCTCTCCGCGCACCCCGCCGATCGCGCGGTGCTCACGCCGCGCATGCTCGAGCGCTTCGCGGGCGATGAGTGGCTCGTGCTCGCACCAGCGGCTGCGCCGACGCGGTTCGACGAGCGCTACGAGCGGGCCGGCGACCCGTGGGCCACCCGGTCCGCCTGGTACGAGCGGCGGAAGCGCGCGGTCGTGCTCGCGTCGCTCCCGCAGGAGCGCTACCGCTTCGCCGTCGAGGTCGGCTGCGGCACGGCGACGCTCGCAGCCGAGCTCGCCTCCCGCTGCGATGCGGTGCTCGGCGTCGACGCGTCGGTGCCCGCGCTCGCCGAGGCCAGGTCGACGCTCGACCAGGCGCCGAACGCCTGGATCGAGCACCGCGACGCGGCGCTCGGCCTGCCGGCGGGTGACATCGACCTCGTCGTGCTGAGCGAGATCGGCTACTACCTGCCCGAGCGCGCGTTCGCGGCGCTGCTGCACGAGGCGCGCGACCGGGGCGCTCACGTCGTGCTCTGCCACTGGCTCGGCGACGGCGACGACCTGCGAGCGCCCGCCAAGGACGTGCACGCCCAGGCCGCCGCCACCCCGGGCATGCGGCGCGTCGCCGAGCACCGCGACGCCGCGTTCATCGTCGACGTGCTCGTGCCCGCATGA